The window TACTATGGACGTTCGCACATGCCAATACTATAGATCCAGAATGGATAAAGTTTGCTCAAATTTTTCCTCTTGGATTGGCCTTGGGTTATGCTTTTAGAAAATATGGGATTGAAGTTTGTATCCTTGTGCACGCATTATTCAATGCATTAATGCTTATGTTTGGCCCTGGGCTATGAAGGGGTATTAGGTGTTAAGAATTTCATTAGTGGAACAAAAATGCCATAAGCGACTTAATGTTTATTCAGTGAAATTCCATCTTGTTTGGTTGTTTTAGTGCTTTTTGATCCCTTTAGGTGCTACTATCAGTCATTGGGTGAT of the Bacillaceae bacterium S4-13-56 genome contains:
- a CDS encoding CPBP family intramembrane glutamic endopeptidase, with protein sequence MDPNIVVDITPTFISWVIVIEGAIIEEITYRLGIQNFFASKFKFFRNNYWGAIIISSLLWTFAHANTIDPEWIKFAQIFPLGLALGYAFRKYGIEVCILVHALFNALMLMFGPGL